The following are encoded together in the Capsulimonas corticalis genome:
- a CDS encoding TULIP family P47-like protein produces MSGASTLIRPKTFRNYRIPRYDEVRPDFFVPRHWIPKELLASEADTQGWDCASAVRLPQVNQALAKANVSPKDFQLTVQSGWEIEGKFGLWTMARGGSGSIVFLKMPLNAVTMKFSGMNMNFSGGSATIQVKLNYLPQPSDKPDPQKGDQNNLVTNPTPRSADDPAVVVQRIDYGPNPVPDEMKALFLYALGKWFNENLATFNYVFAVVSLNQLSTFPQFQWLKPTYTSYAYYNGGKDDPDESAYFGVLTMTGGRSPDGLANQLPASAIPVGLGGGLLIGMKLYLENLVLPGALGAFPKASINDFSITNDNTSIVLNHNMEMEPVTVGLLDYTPIAEEFILQIVGEEIQTRTKIHVPISPGIDAYVTTESWYKLKLTTKDDGKQTITWEESRPAKKDHWYVKATWVTITEAIVAIIGAVAAFVAGKILTGIVRVVVIIIIAIVAGLAAAVPELIAKIISDGAAKALPPIEKMLEEFVQPVEWPDTLSFLLKSVQLNGSFQLSGDFVMAGG; encoded by the coding sequence ATGAGCGGCGCGAGCACATTAATTCGTCCAAAAACATTTCGAAACTATCGCATTCCGCGCTACGACGAAGTTCGCCCAGACTTCTTCGTCCCGCGCCATTGGATTCCCAAAGAGCTTCTGGCGTCCGAGGCCGATACCCAGGGCTGGGATTGCGCCAGCGCAGTTCGGCTTCCTCAGGTCAATCAAGCCCTCGCCAAAGCCAACGTCTCCCCCAAGGATTTTCAGCTCACCGTCCAGAGCGGATGGGAGATCGAGGGCAAATTCGGGCTGTGGACGATGGCGCGCGGAGGATCCGGCTCCATCGTCTTTCTGAAGATGCCGCTGAACGCCGTTACCATGAAGTTCAGCGGCATGAACATGAATTTCTCCGGCGGCTCGGCGACGATTCAAGTCAAATTGAATTACCTCCCGCAGCCTTCCGATAAGCCCGATCCTCAGAAGGGCGATCAGAACAATCTGGTCACCAATCCAACACCGCGCTCCGCCGATGATCCCGCCGTGGTCGTGCAGCGCATCGATTACGGCCCCAATCCCGTGCCAGACGAAATGAAGGCCCTATTTCTCTACGCCCTGGGAAAATGGTTCAACGAGAACCTGGCGACGTTTAACTACGTCTTCGCGGTCGTGTCCTTGAACCAGCTCTCCACATTCCCTCAGTTCCAGTGGCTGAAGCCGACCTATACGAGCTACGCCTACTATAACGGAGGCAAGGATGATCCGGACGAATCGGCGTACTTCGGAGTGCTGACGATGACCGGCGGACGGTCTCCCGACGGCCTGGCGAACCAGCTCCCGGCCAGCGCCATTCCGGTGGGACTGGGCGGCGGCCTGCTGATCGGCATGAAGCTGTATCTGGAGAATCTGGTCCTGCCCGGCGCGCTCGGGGCGTTTCCCAAGGCGAGCATCAACGACTTCTCCATCACGAATGACAATACGTCGATCGTCCTGAATCACAACATGGAGATGGAGCCAGTCACAGTCGGGCTTCTCGACTACACGCCGATCGCCGAGGAATTCATCCTCCAGATCGTCGGCGAAGAGATTCAAACCCGCACGAAGATCCACGTTCCCATTAGCCCCGGAATCGACGCTTACGTCACCACCGAAAGCTGGTATAAGCTCAAGCTCACCACTAAGGACGATGGGAAACAGACAATCACCTGGGAAGAATCCCGCCCCGCCAAGAAGGATCACTGGTATGTCAAAGCGACATGGGTGACGATCACTGAGGCCATCGTCGCGATCATCGGAGCGGTCGCGGCGTTCGTCGCGGGCAAGATCCTAACGGGAATCGTTCGCGTAGTGGTGATTATCATTATCGCTATTGTTGCGGGACTTGCGGCGGCGGTCCCGGAGCTGATCGCCAAGATAATCTCCGACGGAGCCGCCAAGGCGCTGCCGCCGATCGAGAAGATGCTCGAAGAGTTTGTGCAGCCCGTGGAATGGCCCGATACGCTGAGCTTCCTGCTCAAGAGCGTTCAGCTCAACGGCTCATTCCAATTGAGCGGGGACTTCGTCATGGCGGGCGGCTAG
- a CDS encoding RNA polymerase sigma factor, which yields MPPSAQETFWSRWSVHEEELFRICLRYMGGRHDDAEDAMASARYKALYSFCSDMSDARLQRRWLIRLTKNLCIDDLRRRRRAELRTVNTDEAEEDIADPRLEAASPESILLTRERSQDLRNAVNDLPAHLRDVYRLRKYEEMEYSEIARRVGITDTNARKRVQLAASAIRSQTNWSFIRG from the coding sequence ATGCCGCCGTCAGCACAAGAAACTTTTTGGTCTCGCTGGAGTGTCCACGAGGAGGAGCTGTTTCGGATTTGCCTGCGCTATATGGGCGGACGCCATGACGATGCGGAAGACGCCATGGCGAGCGCGCGGTATAAAGCGCTGTATTCCTTTTGCTCGGACATGTCGGATGCGCGCTTGCAGCGCCGCTGGCTGATCCGCCTGACGAAAAATCTCTGTATCGACGATCTGCGCCGCCGGCGCCGCGCGGAGCTGCGCACGGTCAACACCGACGAAGCGGAAGAAGACATCGCCGATCCGCGCCTGGAGGCCGCGAGCCCGGAAAGCATCCTGCTGACACGAGAGCGCTCTCAGGACTTGCGCAACGCGGTCAACGATTTGCCGGCGCACTTGCGCGACGTCTACCGGCTGCGCAAGTACGAGGAGATGGAGTATTCGGAGATCGCTCGCCGCGTCGGCATCACCGACACAAATGCGCGCAAACGAGTCCAACTCGCGGCAAGCGCCATCCGGAGCCAAACAAACTGGAGCTTCATTCGCGGTTAG
- a CDS encoding aminopeptidase — MRDPRVARLAEILVTYSTKVQPGEKVLIEAYDIPNEVVSILVDEVAKAGGLPFVTLKSNAVLRSLFLNASEEQIQLIGKLEKDRMEAMDVYIGVRGSQNISEHSDIPDEKMKLYRTYWWHPVHSETRVPKTKWCVLRWPTASMAQQAGKSTEAFEDFYFDVCTFDYARLYSLMAPLKSWMDRTDRVRLTGPNTNLSFSIKNIPTVACTGECNIPDGECFTAPVRNSVNGVIAFNTPTIYQGTVFEGITLTFKDGKIVEATAAGGNTDKLNQILDSDEGARYVGEFSLGFNPYVLEPMKDILFDEKIAGSFHFTPGQAYEEADNTNRSSIHWDMVYIQRPEFGGGEIWFDDTLIRKDGLFVAEDLKGLNPEELKAG, encoded by the coding sequence ATGCGCGACCCACGTGTGGCCCGATTGGCCGAAATCCTCGTTACTTATTCCACCAAAGTCCAGCCCGGCGAAAAGGTGCTGATTGAAGCGTACGACATTCCGAACGAAGTCGTGAGCATCCTGGTGGATGAAGTCGCCAAAGCGGGCGGTTTACCGTTCGTCACCCTCAAAAGCAACGCCGTACTGCGGTCGCTCTTTTTGAACGCCAGCGAAGAGCAGATCCAGCTGATCGGCAAGCTGGAAAAGGACCGAATGGAGGCGATGGACGTGTACATCGGCGTACGCGGCTCGCAAAACATCTCCGAGCACTCGGACATTCCCGATGAGAAGATGAAGCTCTACCGCACCTACTGGTGGCATCCGGTCCATAGCGAGACGCGCGTCCCGAAGACAAAGTGGTGCGTGCTGCGCTGGCCGACCGCGAGCATGGCCCAGCAGGCCGGAAAGAGCACCGAAGCGTTTGAAGACTTCTACTTCGATGTCTGCACCTTCGACTACGCGCGCCTCTACTCCCTGATGGCCCCGCTCAAATCCTGGATGGACCGCACGGACCGCGTGCGCCTCACCGGTCCAAACACAAATCTGTCGTTCTCCATCAAGAATATCCCCACCGTCGCCTGCACCGGCGAGTGCAACATCCCCGACGGCGAATGCTTCACCGCCCCCGTCCGCAACTCCGTCAACGGCGTGATCGCCTTCAACACTCCGACGATCTATCAAGGCACGGTCTTTGAAGGGATCACCCTGACATTCAAGGACGGCAAGATCGTGGAAGCGACGGCCGCCGGCGGCAACACCGACAAGCTCAATCAGATTCTGGACAGCGACGAAGGCGCGCGTTATGTGGGCGAATTCTCCCTCGGCTTCAACCCTTACGTCCTGGAGCCGATGAAGGATATCCTGTTCGACGAAAAGATCGCCGGCAGCTTCCACTTCACCCCCGGCCAGGCGTACGAAGAGGCCGACAACACCAACCGCTCCAGCATCCACTGGGACATGGTCTACATCCAGCGCCCCGAGTTCGGCGGCGGCGAGATCTGGTTCGACGATACCCTGATCCGCAAGGATGGACTGTTCGTGGCGGAGGACCTGAAGGGGCTGAATCCCGAGGAACTGAAGGCGGGATAA
- a CDS encoding DUF1559 domain-containing protein produces the protein MTHERSLPPAISKPRLSAFTLIELLVVVAIIGIIAAILFPVFAQAREKARQTSCSSNLRQLSMSILQYIQDNDETVPMVEYTVDGAVKPNDYFTWARVVQPYAKNWSILRCPDAEHDPRNAWQTPTDANFYHLQSSPSYGYNYNYLNPWQPCETTPILTDNYGLAIIAGPPVNLSQIQEPSRTVMLTDVKLFGDATSAPLASDFVDSPAVALPPTDCGIYTQGWGVGSTGDDPTLGADPTSTGSFDARHHGGGNVAFCDGHVHWMTPAALAAGTNWAPGIANTEVKITDPTKFLWSLDKGG, from the coding sequence ATGACCCATGAGCGCTCGCTTCCGCCCGCCATATCCAAACCCCGTCTCAGCGCGTTCACGCTGATCGAGCTTTTAGTAGTTGTCGCCATCATCGGAATCATCGCCGCGATTCTGTTCCCTGTGTTCGCGCAAGCCCGCGAGAAGGCGCGGCAGACGTCGTGCTCCAGCAATCTGCGGCAGTTGTCGATGTCGATCCTCCAGTACATTCAAGACAATGACGAGACCGTTCCCATGGTCGAATACACCGTGGACGGCGCCGTCAAGCCCAATGATTACTTTACCTGGGCCCGCGTTGTGCAGCCGTACGCCAAAAATTGGAGTATCCTACGCTGCCCCGACGCCGAGCACGATCCGCGCAACGCCTGGCAAACCCCAACGGACGCCAACTTTTATCATCTGCAATCGTCGCCGTCCTACGGCTACAACTACAACTACCTCAACCCCTGGCAGCCGTGCGAAACGACTCCGATACTGACGGATAACTACGGCCTGGCCATTATTGCCGGCCCTCCGGTGAATCTCTCGCAGATCCAGGAGCCGTCGCGGACGGTTATGCTGACGGACGTCAAACTCTTTGGGGACGCCACGTCGGCGCCGCTGGCCAGCGACTTTGTCGACAGCCCGGCGGTCGCGCTCCCTCCCACGGACTGCGGCATTTACACGCAGGGCTGGGGAGTGGGATCCACCGGCGACGATCCAACCCTGGGGGCCGACCCGACATCGACGGGAAGTTTCGACGCGCGGCATCATGGCGGCGGAAACGTCGCGTTCTGCGACGGCCATGTCCACTGGATGACGCCGGCGGCGCTGGCGGCGGGAACGAATTGGGCTCCCGGAATCGCCAACACTGAAGTCAAGATCACCGACCCCACAAAGTTCCTCTGGTCACTCGATAAAGGCGGCTGA
- a CDS encoding type II secretion system protein translates to MVNRNRRFSIPGFTLVEILVVIGIITVLASILFPVFNQVRGRARQTVCANNEKQIGLGFLQYAEDNDEALPAAYNMSLTFRAILEPYIKSGKDARSVWKCPSNNFPSHDFSGYPTNYVLNNTNAHFLIGARGLPLGAVGETSDKILMVELKYRVWSDYNSPGWGSAPKSVATLGNWGWAQVAHGGRWNCLFCDGHVKAMKPTQTITPVNHWTYSCDSPDPDTPVEPMLSAMHWLEVANP, encoded by the coding sequence ATGGTAAATCGAAATCGCAGATTCAGTATTCCAGGATTTACTCTCGTTGAGATCTTGGTTGTTATTGGAATAATCACAGTCTTAGCGTCCATCTTGTTTCCGGTCTTCAACCAGGTGCGCGGCAGAGCGCGGCAAACGGTATGCGCCAATAACGAAAAGCAGATCGGTCTTGGGTTTCTTCAGTACGCTGAGGACAACGACGAAGCGCTGCCTGCGGCGTACAACATGTCTCTGACATTCCGAGCGATATTGGAGCCATACATTAAATCCGGGAAAGATGCTCGCTCCGTTTGGAAGTGTCCATCCAACAACTTCCCAAGCCACGATTTTTCAGGCTATCCGACAAACTACGTCTTGAATAATACGAATGCCCACTTCCTCATCGGCGCGCGGGGACTGCCGCTCGGCGCGGTCGGCGAGACCTCCGATAAGATCCTGATGGTGGAGTTGAAATACAGGGTGTGGTCGGACTACAATTCGCCAGGATGGGGATCGGCGCCAAAGTCCGTGGCGACGCTGGGCAATTGGGGATGGGCGCAAGTCGCCCACGGCGGACGCTGGAACTGCCTGTTTTGTGATGGGCATGTCAAAGCGATGAAGCCGACACAGACCATCACGCCGGTCAACCATTGGACTTACAGCTGCGACAGTCCAGACCCCGACACTCCGGTCGAGCCGATGCTGTCCGCGATGCATTGGCTGGAAGTCGCAAACCCTTGA
- a CDS encoding AfsR/SARP family transcriptional regulator, which yields MNEPWKIVLFGDISAHFGEFEITRFRTHKIAGLLAYLAYHRGRSHTREALIDLFWPDQDLEAGRNCLSVALSSLRAQLEGTLSPAGSVIVADRSTVRMSSDAVTTDVAEFVHLLGKAEKCASDVEKSVLFRAALNLYRGPLLGGFYDDWIQPHQRHLEEKYFHTLDWLIQDRARRGDIEAAMELAYLGSTMDPLREDIHFGLLKILKQAGRLPEALAHYRRVAEILQRAGSSPSPSLERLGDSLPSQGASPVSADAFERQSETIAAGSVSPAGSAAHGTYTFLWAEAVGDVGAPARPVDEEEERERRARRLETIERCARANGGSALSPERSSLRWSFDGAADALAAALEAQRVLRQDAEEMGGVRMALDTIDLPSGDVDDAAPRRRAFQERLDAVLASAHSGQILCGESTALLLRQDCVLEVGFRDLGRYQLAGDIVRIFQAAAPGLPAAFPPIAAPSGEPASLPLSFNRFFGRVLEIEELSRILLDAPARLVTLSGVGGVGKTRLALETARRLEDRWRGRAFFIPLTGVDTEEAFLRGILTALRVSAPLGTSLSDTAAAAFAEEPTLLILDNFDQLVDSAAGAVREMIERSPRLTCLITSRCLLGLSFEQEFVVSPLSAPPASASFQEAARSETIQFFVDRARIVRPDFQMTAANTGALLSLCHGLEGIPLAIELAAARSSVLTPKQMLEQLSDRFALLSGGKRDAPDRHKTMRAAIAWSHHLLPEDLARSFRRLSVFHGGFTLDAAGRICDDPEIFEHIWRLRQFSLVLAEEAPSGLRYRMLETVREYAAELLAASDEAETIRTRHWRFYYDLAHAIGQKVESSETEAALQCFDEECANLRLALQYPASQDRRLYFASSLHRFWLIRGFLEEGRRRLHELLDEPLAGDPHWRGVAQNAAGALDWADGDLMSAEAMFRGALAAMPEESEQACLLNNLGLVLTEQERLEEAKHYFLESIERYSRLGDTVERAMALSNLARVEECSGDYEGARARLSEAIPVLWRSGNRLALANALRNYGHVLIVSEEFEEARKLFQENWRIRRELNDRSNFPDSLRDMALMAHHSGSPESAARLAALSDHLQNIGRFPSNSTEDARFQILTPLLTGDTHEERRLVDSAAWTTMTEPELLTLAENVASIDRDMPIQHLRIPQTFDYARIR from the coding sequence ATGAATGAGCCATGGAAAATCGTGCTCTTTGGCGATATCTCCGCCCATTTTGGGGAGTTCGAAATCACCCGGTTTCGGACCCACAAAATCGCGGGGCTGCTGGCTTATCTTGCGTATCATCGGGGGCGAAGCCACACGCGTGAGGCGCTGATCGACCTTTTTTGGCCCGATCAAGACCTCGAAGCGGGACGCAACTGCCTGAGCGTCGCGCTTTCCTCGCTGCGCGCCCAACTGGAGGGAACGCTGTCTCCCGCCGGTTCGGTGATTGTGGCCGATCGATCGACCGTGCGCATGAGCTCGGACGCCGTGACGACCGATGTCGCGGAGTTCGTCCATCTGCTCGGCAAAGCCGAGAAGTGCGCCAGCGACGTGGAAAAGTCTGTGCTTTTCCGCGCGGCGCTCAACCTTTATCGGGGGCCGCTGCTGGGCGGCTTCTACGATGACTGGATCCAGCCCCACCAGCGTCACTTAGAGGAAAAATACTTCCACACGCTGGATTGGCTCATCCAGGACCGCGCGCGCCGGGGCGACATTGAGGCCGCCATGGAGCTCGCGTATCTGGGATCCACAATGGATCCGCTGCGTGAGGATATCCATTTCGGACTTCTGAAGATCTTAAAACAGGCCGGCCGATTGCCGGAAGCGCTTGCCCATTATCGCCGGGTGGCGGAGATCCTTCAGCGAGCGGGATCTTCGCCGTCGCCGTCGCTGGAGCGGCTGGGGGACTCGCTTCCCTCGCAAGGCGCGTCTCCGGTGAGCGCTGACGCGTTTGAGAGGCAGTCGGAGACGATCGCCGCCGGCTCGGTGTCTCCGGCCGGCTCTGCCGCCCATGGGACATATACGTTCCTATGGGCGGAGGCCGTGGGAGACGTGGGCGCGCCGGCGCGCCCGGTGGACGAAGAGGAGGAGCGGGAGCGCCGCGCGCGGCGCCTTGAAACGATCGAGCGCTGCGCGCGCGCCAACGGCGGCTCCGCGCTTTCTCCCGAAAGGTCTTCGCTGCGGTGGTCGTTTGACGGCGCGGCGGACGCCCTTGCGGCGGCGCTGGAAGCGCAGCGCGTATTGCGGCAGGATGCCGAGGAGATGGGCGGCGTCCGGATGGCGCTGGACACGATCGATCTGCCCTCGGGGGATGTGGACGACGCGGCGCCGCGCCGGCGGGCTTTTCAGGAGCGCCTGGACGCCGTGCTGGCGTCGGCGCACTCCGGGCAGATCCTTTGCGGCGAATCGACGGCGCTTTTGCTGCGCCAGGACTGCGTTCTGGAAGTCGGCTTCCGGGATCTGGGGCGCTACCAGCTCGCCGGCGATATCGTCCGCATCTTCCAGGCGGCGGCTCCCGGACTGCCGGCGGCGTTCCCGCCCATCGCCGCGCCGAGCGGCGAACCGGCGTCGCTGCCGCTGTCGTTCAACCGATTTTTTGGCCGGGTGCTCGAGATTGAGGAGCTTTCCCGAATTCTTCTCGACGCTCCGGCGCGCCTGGTGACTCTCTCGGGCGTGGGCGGCGTCGGCAAGACGCGACTGGCGCTGGAGACGGCGCGCCGCCTGGAAGATCGGTGGCGAGGGCGCGCGTTTTTTATCCCGCTGACGGGAGTGGACACGGAAGAAGCGTTCCTGCGCGGCATTCTGACCGCGCTGCGCGTTTCGGCGCCGCTGGGGACCTCGCTGTCCGACACCGCCGCCGCGGCCTTCGCCGAAGAGCCGACGCTTTTGATCCTGGACAACTTCGACCAGCTCGTCGATAGCGCCGCCGGCGCCGTGCGGGAGATGATCGAGCGATCTCCTCGGCTGACCTGTCTGATCACGTCGCGCTGTCTGCTTGGGCTGTCCTTCGAGCAGGAATTTGTCGTCTCGCCGCTGTCCGCGCCTCCCGCGTCGGCGTCGTTTCAGGAAGCGGCGCGGTCGGAGACCATCCAGTTCTTCGTGGACCGCGCCCGGATCGTGCGGCCCGATTTTCAGATGACGGCGGCCAATACCGGCGCGCTGCTCAGTCTTTGCCACGGCCTGGAAGGAATCCCGCTTGCGATTGAGCTTGCGGCCGCCCGTAGCTCCGTGCTGACCCCGAAGCAGATGCTGGAGCAGCTCAGCGACCGGTTCGCGCTGCTGTCCGGCGGGAAGCGGGACGCCCCGGACCGTCACAAGACCATGCGCGCGGCAATCGCGTGGAGCCATCACCTGCTGCCGGAGGATCTCGCGCGATCGTTTCGGCGGCTCTCCGTATTTCATGGCGGATTCACGCTGGACGCCGCCGGGCGGATCTGCGACGATCCCGAAATCTTCGAGCACATCTGGCGTCTCCGCCAGTTCAGCCTGGTCCTGGCGGAAGAAGCGCCGAGCGGCCTGCGCTATCGGATGCTGGAGACGGTGCGCGAGTACGCCGCCGAGCTCTTGGCCGCGTCGGATGAGGCGGAGACGATTCGGACGCGGCACTGGCGATTTTACTACGATCTTGCCCACGCGATCGGGCAGAAAGTTGAGAGTTCGGAGACCGAAGCGGCGCTTCAGTGTTTCGACGAGGAGTGCGCAAACCTGCGCTTGGCGCTGCAATACCCGGCGTCTCAGGATCGCCGTTTGTATTTCGCCTCGTCGCTGCATCGCTTCTGGCTCATCCGGGGATTCCTGGAGGAGGGGCGGCGGCGCCTTCATGAACTGCTTGACGAGCCTCTAGCCGGCGACCCGCATTGGCGCGGGGTCGCGCAGAACGCCGCCGGCGCGCTCGACTGGGCGGATGGAGATCTGATGTCGGCGGAAGCGATGTTTCGCGGGGCGCTGGCCGCGATGCCGGAAGAATCGGAGCAGGCGTGCCTGCTGAACAATCTCGGCCTGGTGCTCACGGAGCAGGAACGGCTTGAGGAAGCGAAGCACTACTTCCTGGAAAGCATTGAGCGCTATTCCCGGCTGGGCGATACTGTCGAGCGGGCGATGGCTTTGAGTAATCTGGCGCGAGTGGAGGAGTGCTCGGGCGACTACGAAGGGGCTCGCGCGCGCCTTTCCGAGGCGATCCCGGTGCTCTGGCGCAGCGGCAACCGTCTGGCGCTCGCCAACGCCCTGCGCAATTACGGCCATGTCTTAATTGTCTCCGAGGAATTCGAGGAGGCGCGCAAGCTGTTTCAGGAGAATTGGCGGATTCGGCGGGAACTGAACGACCGCTCCAATTTTCCCGATTCCCTGCGTGATATGGCGCTGATGGCGCATCACTCCGGCAGTCCGGAATCGGCCGCGCGGCTCGCCGCCCTATCGGATCATCTGCAAAATATCGGAAGGTTTCCGTCGAACTCCACTGAGGATGCGCGCTTTCAAATTTTGACGCCGCTTTTGACGGGCGATACTCACGAAGAAAGGAGGCTTGTCGATTCGGCTGCGTGGACGACGATGACCGAGCCGGAATTACTCACGCTTGCCGAAAATGTCGCTTCGATCGACCGAGATATGCCTATCCAGCACTTACGGATTCCGCAGACGTTCGATTACGCCAGGATCAGATAG
- a CDS encoding SDR family oxidoreductase → MANDTGQRLAGKVAFVTGGDGGLGSAMCKKLAADGAAVAVGWFGKDSSKADAVVKAITDAGGRAIAVEGNVADAVNDQQDIQTVIDQLGGIHIVVNNAGYENDHEFLEMPAEVWRGVIDVNLTGPFLVAQAAARWMAANQTGGVIINISSVHDVIPWSHFAHYCSAKAGLSMLTKCMAVALAEHKIRAVTVCPGAIATPINQNVWGDPELSKLLNAKIPWGRIGQPEDVANVVSFLCGSEAEYINGSQIYVDGAMVQYADFQHGAV, encoded by the coding sequence ATGGCGAATGACACAGGGCAGAGGCTCGCGGGCAAGGTGGCGTTTGTGACGGGCGGCGACGGCGGCCTGGGATCCGCGATGTGCAAGAAGCTCGCCGCCGACGGCGCGGCGGTCGCGGTTGGCTGGTTTGGCAAAGATTCGTCCAAGGCCGACGCCGTGGTCAAGGCGATTACGGACGCCGGCGGACGCGCGATCGCGGTGGAAGGAAATGTCGCCGACGCCGTCAATGACCAGCAGGATATCCAGACGGTGATCGATCAGCTCGGCGGTATCCATATCGTCGTCAACAACGCGGGGTATGAGAACGACCACGAGTTTTTGGAGATGCCCGCCGAGGTCTGGCGCGGCGTGATCGATGTCAACCTCACCGGTCCGTTTCTCGTCGCGCAGGCGGCGGCGCGCTGGATGGCGGCCAACCAGACCGGCGGCGTCATTATCAATATCTCCAGCGTCCACGATGTGATTCCGTGGTCGCACTTCGCGCATTATTGCAGCGCCAAGGCCGGCCTGTCCATGCTGACCAAATGTATGGCGGTCGCGCTCGCCGAGCACAAGATCCGGGCGGTGACGGTTTGTCCCGGCGCTATCGCCACCCCGATCAACCAGAATGTCTGGGGCGATCCTGAGCTCTCCAAGCTGCTCAACGCCAAAATTCCGTGGGGACGCATCGGCCAGCCCGAAGATGTGGCGAACGTCGTCTCGTTCCTTTGCGGGTCCGAGGCCGAGTACATCAACGGCTCGCAGATCTATGTCGACGGCGCCATGGTCCAATACGCCGACTTCCAGCACGGCGCGGTGTGA
- a CDS encoding TULIP family P47-like protein — protein MNTYGWDTVFIVNEDRINTIMAAHKDTVTQCFEMAVPGTPTQKASGLFGAWQVAQGGSHEIIHLRLPIDQGVLSSPDGPINLAGLTLVIAVQLRWLEVQGNQNQQALKFDYRRLAEPNNPPTQDELSVIELRDPDSVLTPAQNALLSYALGKYLVANADQARFTFATVNLVPPTINSWLAPKKSAYAYLQKESSDTGYLVIFSVTTDRDISNLERRVDEKAFPTATNASFLISDKLFLLNSVAPALAKAFNTNSEAFVFMEGERTLRNKHALWARTVRVGLIDYTPSISTLIVRSGENNLDGIYSGSVDMRAGIMLYYNIHAKNPGYYDSGNGMLAFQPDPHPVESHNADIPWWFYLTGIIVIAIVEIVVKVISDDLARQITDDNRERLALGKNPPSSISWGYDSGWSVSFVGINGAVYLHGNV, from the coding sequence ATGAATACTTATGGCTGGGACACGGTCTTTATCGTCAATGAAGACCGAATCAACACGATCATGGCGGCGCATAAAGATACCGTCACGCAGTGTTTTGAGATGGCGGTTCCAGGTACTCCCACGCAAAAAGCGTCCGGCCTCTTTGGCGCCTGGCAAGTGGCTCAAGGCGGATCGCACGAGATCATCCACCTGCGTTTACCCATCGATCAAGGCGTGCTTTCCTCGCCGGACGGCCCGATCAACCTGGCGGGGCTGACGCTCGTGATCGCGGTGCAGCTGAGATGGCTCGAAGTCCAGGGAAACCAGAATCAGCAGGCGCTAAAGTTCGATTACCGCAGGCTGGCCGAGCCCAACAACCCGCCGACACAGGACGAACTCTCCGTCATTGAGCTGCGCGATCCGGATTCGGTCCTCACTCCCGCGCAGAACGCGCTTCTCTCCTACGCCCTCGGAAAGTACCTCGTCGCTAACGCCGACCAGGCGCGCTTTACGTTTGCGACCGTGAATCTGGTCCCTCCGACCATTAACTCGTGGCTGGCGCCAAAAAAAAGCGCCTACGCGTATCTCCAAAAAGAGTCCAGCGATACGGGCTACCTTGTCATCTTCAGCGTCACCACGGACCGCGACATCTCGAATCTCGAACGAAGAGTCGATGAGAAGGCGTTTCCCACGGCGACCAATGCGTCGTTCTTGATCTCGGACAAGCTCTTTCTCCTGAATTCAGTCGCGCCCGCGCTCGCCAAGGCGTTCAATACCAACTCTGAGGCGTTCGTATTCATGGAGGGTGAGCGTACACTGCGAAACAAGCACGCGCTCTGGGCGCGCACCGTGCGCGTGGGGCTGATCGATTACACTCCATCGATCTCGACGCTGATCGTGCGCAGCGGTGAGAATAACCTGGATGGGATCTATTCGGGCAGTGTGGATATGCGGGCCGGCATCATGCTGTACTACAACATTCACGCCAAAAATCCGGGATACTACGACAGCGGCAACGGGATGCTCGCGTTCCAGCCAGATCCCCATCCGGTCGAATCGCATAATGCGGATATTCCGTGGTGGTTCTATCTGACGGGGATCATCGTGATCGCGATCGTGGAAATCGTCGTCAAGGTCATCTCGGACGATCTCGCCAGACAGATCACGGACGACAACCGGGAGCGGCTGGCGCTGGGCAAAAACCCGCCTTCGTCCATTAGCTGGGGCTATGATTCCGGCTGGTCGGTTTCCTTTGTCGGCATCAACGGCGCCGTCTATCTCCATGGAAACGTCTGA